One genomic region from Metallosphaera tengchongensis encodes:
- the hemC gene encoding hydroxymethylbilane synthase, translating into MKIRIAARGSRLSLEQVKVVENFLSENGYETEFLEIKTKADLFNNRPLTEIGKGVFEKEVNEAILQGKADIAVHSMKDLSSELPAGLEIIATPKREEPIDVLIANTDLMDLPSGSKIGTSSVRRAYFLKAIRPDVVVSDIRGNVDTRLKKYLEGTYTGLILAEAGLRRLGINIERYPLNVRDFTPEPNQGIIAVVSSSKNTNVKEALKGLNHEDTMAEAIAERITVSLIGGGCHTPLGVLFRKIDNKLEGIASYSNGIRKVTVDISTSDDPKEAGRKLGESLLRGMKNEGIVLKT; encoded by the coding sequence TTGAAAATAAGAATAGCAGCCAGGGGAAGCAGATTAAGTTTAGAACAGGTCAAAGTTGTTGAGAACTTCCTTTCAGAGAACGGATATGAGACTGAATTTCTTGAAATAAAAACTAAAGCTGATCTATTTAATAATAGACCTTTAACTGAAATTGGAAAAGGTGTATTCGAGAAGGAGGTTAACGAAGCCATTCTGCAAGGGAAAGCGGATATAGCAGTGCACAGTATGAAAGATCTCTCATCTGAATTACCCGCTGGTCTAGAAATCATAGCTACGCCAAAGAGGGAGGAACCTATAGACGTGTTGATAGCCAATACGGATCTCATGGATCTACCGTCAGGTTCGAAGATAGGGACTAGCAGTGTGAGAAGAGCGTATTTCCTGAAGGCTATTAGACCTGACGTGGTCGTGAGTGATATTCGGGGAAACGTAGATACTAGACTAAAGAAATACCTTGAAGGTACGTATACCGGACTAATTCTTGCAGAGGCTGGGTTGAGAAGGCTTGGTATAAATATTGAAAGGTATCCCCTTAACGTTAGGGACTTCACCCCAGAACCTAACCAAGGAATTATTGCAGTAGTTTCCTCGTCGAAAAACACCAACGTAAAGGAGGCGTTAAAAGGTCTAAATCACGAGGATACTATGGCCGAGGCGATAGCAGAGAGGATAACTGTCTCACTGATAGGAGGAGGATGTCACACTCCGTTGGGGGTTCTATTTCGTAAGATTGATAACAAGCTTGAGGGTATAGCCAGCTACAGTAATGGTATTAGAAAAGTCACAGTAGATATTTCTACCTCAGATGACCCAAAGGAGGCTGGAAGGAAATTAGGGGAGAGCTTGCTAAGGGGCATGAAAAATGAGGGTATTGTACTTAAGACCTGA
- a CDS encoding alkaline phosphatase family protein, with protein MKILLIVIDGLSFHLMERFRYNLPTFQEMEEEGVYGSLESSYPSITPVALASLFTGFNPKTHGVVAPRIFIKGRKIQSSLSAFSSNSLLVDPIWSVLGKKGFKVVVTSAPQALPDRWELDNVVLFDPYKAKVKKCSESFVLKPGENEVLGGNWVVKKTDGGHIVTIEGKEIELKGQDWIGPLEIKGKCGEEELLGTVFLHNKEEGVYVTQPAFLNYKWGNRRELVSKVWENVVKKVGMILDGDYRALNKGLISFEEYLKTVDLAFNFFVEYSLYVLKLEEWDFGITYLPIVDNLQHLLYGIDDGRAFESIFNGYKIADRFVMLHRSLADNIFVCSDHGITKIKKRVYINKILERLNVLKIENGKINWGKTKAFYGGGGIIRVNLREREEAGVVNSKEYQRLVRYIVKNLEEVKDESGETIFTGIYMRDSPAVDRQGDIELSTRDFFSLSSNTEHDNEIESVKPYVTTTGDHGYYRKEDLYGIIIASGNEIAKGKKIKAKIVDVAPTILKIMGIQNSKTEGRVLVEALRNGSQEQKTS; from the coding sequence TTGAAAATTTTGTTGATCGTGATCGACGGTCTTTCTTTCCACTTGATGGAGAGGTTCAGGTATAACTTACCTACCTTTCAAGAGATGGAAGAAGAAGGGGTCTATGGATCGTTAGAAAGTTCGTATCCATCTATAACTCCAGTAGCTCTAGCTTCTCTATTTACCGGTTTCAATCCGAAAACTCATGGGGTGGTAGCACCTAGAATCTTTATAAAAGGGAGAAAGATCCAGTCCAGCCTCTCTGCGTTCTCCAGTAACTCTCTCTTAGTAGATCCCATATGGTCCGTTCTAGGTAAGAAAGGGTTTAAAGTAGTTGTCACTTCAGCTCCTCAAGCTTTACCAGATAGATGGGAACTAGATAACGTAGTTCTGTTCGATCCGTATAAGGCCAAGGTGAAGAAATGTTCTGAGAGCTTTGTATTAAAGCCAGGGGAAAATGAGGTTTTGGGAGGAAATTGGGTCGTAAAGAAGACTGATGGAGGGCATATAGTTACAATCGAGGGAAAGGAAATAGAGTTGAAAGGTCAGGATTGGATAGGCCCTCTGGAAATAAAAGGAAAATGTGGAGAAGAGGAACTACTAGGTACCGTGTTTCTTCACAACAAGGAAGAAGGAGTTTATGTTACTCAGCCGGCCTTTCTCAATTATAAGTGGGGAAACAGAAGAGAACTGGTCTCTAAAGTCTGGGAAAACGTCGTTAAAAAGGTGGGTATGATTCTAGATGGAGACTATAGAGCTCTGAACAAGGGTCTAATCTCGTTCGAGGAGTACCTTAAAACTGTGGATCTCGCGTTTAATTTCTTTGTAGAGTACTCACTTTACGTTCTAAAACTGGAGGAATGGGACTTTGGAATTACATATCTACCCATAGTGGACAATCTTCAGCATCTCCTTTACGGTATAGATGATGGTAGGGCCTTCGAAAGCATTTTCAACGGGTACAAGATCGCTGACAGATTCGTTATGTTGCATAGGAGTTTGGCGGACAATATATTTGTGTGTTCAGACCATGGTATAACAAAAATAAAGAAGAGAGTATATATTAATAAAATACTTGAGAGGTTGAATGTATTAAAAATTGAAAATGGGAAAATCAATTGGGGAAAGACTAAGGCGTTTTATGGTGGTGGAGGAATCATAAGGGTGAATCTAAGGGAAAGGGAAGAGGCAGGTGTTGTTAATTCAAAGGAATATCAGAGGCTGGTTAGGTATATAGTAAAAAATCTTGAGGAGGTTAAGGATGAAAGTGGAGAGACAATTTTCACCGGAATTTATATGAGGGACTCACCAGCAGTCGATCGTCAAGGAGACATTGAGCTTAGTACCAGAGACTTTTTTTCACTGAGTAGTAATACGGAACATGATAACGAAATAGAAAGCGTAAAACCCTACGTTACTACCACAGGAGATCATGGTTATTACAGAAAGGAAGACTTGTACGGGATAATAATAGCGAGTGGGAATGAAATCGCGAAGGGGAAAAAGATCAAAGCAAAGATAGTTGATGTTGCACCGACCATATTAAAAATTATGGGTATTCAAAATTCTAAAACCGAGGGTAGAGTTCTAGTTGAGGCGTTAAGAAATGGAAGTCAGGAGCAAAAGACATCTTAG
- a CDS encoding uroporphyrinogen-III synthase, with product MRVLYLRPEGSEEPSLKGIEIINVPLFNVTCIPYDSSLLKGEGIAFTSVNAVRCFKDIGILKFKRIFSIGPSTAKELERIGISSEVPERYTSRDLATLILQSKVRSLTSVRSLRASQEMKHILSSISYTEIYDYDLTENHENMEYAKDLLEDCSVDIVVLTSSLIATTVAKFIKDCHKVITIGPMTSASLKLIRPDLRFIESPVSTIEGTLNLIQELKGGE from the coding sequence ATGAGGGTATTGTACTTAAGACCTGAAGGATCTGAGGAGCCCTCGTTAAAAGGGATCGAAATAATTAATGTCCCCCTGTTTAATGTGACATGTATCCCCTACGATAGTTCTCTCCTAAAGGGAGAGGGGATAGCGTTCACCAGCGTTAATGCAGTTAGATGCTTCAAGGACATAGGAATCCTTAAGTTTAAGAGGATATTCTCAATCGGTCCTTCTACCGCCAAGGAATTAGAGAGGATAGGCATATCCTCCGAAGTGCCAGAGCGTTACACTTCAAGAGATCTGGCCACATTGATTCTACAAAGTAAAGTTAGGTCTCTGACTTCCGTAAGAAGCTTAAGGGCATCCCAAGAAATGAAACATATACTGTCCTCTATAAGTTATACTGAGATATATGACTACGACTTGACAGAAAATCATGAAAACATGGAGTATGCGAAGGATCTGCTTGAGGACTGCTCAGTGGATATTGTAGTTCTTACGAGCTCGTTGATAGCCACTACCGTAGCTAAATTCATAAAGGATTGTCATAAAGTAATTACCATAGGGCCAATGACATCTGCCTCACTGAAGCTTATCAGACCGGACTTGAGATTCATTGAAAGTCCAGTATCCACCATTGAAGGAACTTTAAATCTTATACAAGAATTGAAAGGAGGTGAATAA
- the hemL gene encoding glutamate-1-semialdehyde 2,1-aminomutase, whose protein sequence is MDLRRCSILSYELWNEAKNLFAGGVNSPVRAAVKPYPFYTRRAKGAYIETEDSKQLIDYVLGYGPLILGHSHPKVLNAVKNQLEKGWLYGTPSVAEIKLAEKITKHVPSAEMVRFVNSGTEATMTAIRLSRGFTGRKKIIKFDGNYHGAHDYVLMDAGSAASEFGVPFSLGIPEEVASTVIVCPYNDISCVERTIRKEDVAGVIVEPVMGNMGVIPPNSNFLKDLRSLTREFNSLLIFDEVITGFRLGLGGAQSYFGVKPDITTLGKIIGGGFPIGAICGSRDVISYLTPSGKVFNAGTFNANPVSMIAGLATIEELEKGNAYRISEKAAKILAEEIDSLIKIEHVVNRVFNFFQFFLGVKKVENAGDARKSLREVYVKVHEALLREGVFVPPSQFEALFTSIAHDDDVINRTIEAFRRVLGEVH, encoded by the coding sequence ATGGATCTCCGAAGGTGTTCCATTTTGAGTTACGAGTTGTGGAATGAGGCCAAAAATCTATTTGCAGGTGGGGTAAACAGTCCAGTAAGAGCAGCAGTAAAGCCTTATCCATTCTATACCAGAAGGGCAAAAGGAGCCTATATAGAGACCGAGGACTCAAAACAGTTGATAGATTACGTATTGGGCTACGGTCCGCTGATTTTAGGGCATTCCCATCCTAAAGTTTTGAACGCGGTTAAAAATCAACTGGAGAAGGGATGGCTTTACGGAACCCCGAGCGTTGCTGAGATCAAATTAGCTGAGAAAATAACTAAACATGTCCCTTCAGCCGAGATGGTGAGGTTTGTAAACAGCGGAACAGAAGCCACCATGACAGCAATAAGACTTAGTCGTGGTTTTACAGGCAGAAAGAAAATAATCAAATTTGACGGGAACTATCACGGAGCTCACGATTACGTTCTGATGGATGCCGGTAGTGCAGCGTCAGAGTTTGGGGTACCATTTTCCTTGGGAATTCCAGAAGAAGTGGCATCTACTGTAATCGTCTGTCCCTACAACGATATATCATGTGTGGAAAGGACAATAAGGAAGGAGGATGTAGCTGGGGTTATTGTTGAACCAGTTATGGGGAACATGGGCGTGATCCCTCCAAACTCTAATTTCCTGAAAGATCTTAGGTCCCTTACAAGAGAGTTTAATTCTTTACTCATATTTGACGAAGTAATTACTGGATTCAGGTTAGGCCTAGGAGGGGCTCAGTCCTACTTTGGTGTTAAGCCTGATATAACAACATTAGGCAAAATTATCGGTGGCGGTTTTCCCATTGGGGCTATTTGCGGTTCAAGAGATGTAATTAGTTATCTCACTCCGTCAGGGAAAGTGTTTAACGCCGGAACGTTTAACGCAAATCCAGTCTCAATGATTGCAGGGTTAGCTACCATAGAGGAACTAGAGAAAGGTAATGCGTACAGGATATCGGAAAAAGCCGCGAAGATCTTGGCTGAGGAAATAGACTCTTTAATTAAGATTGAGCACGTTGTCAACAGAGTGTTTAATTTCTTTCAGTTTTTCCTGGGAGTTAAAAAGGTAGAAAATGCGGGTGACGCCAGGAAATCCTTAAGGGAGGTTTACGTCAAAGTTCACGAAGCCCTTCTTCGTGAAGGAGTTTTCGTACCTCCCAGCCAATTCGAGGCGCTTTTTACCTCAATAGCCCACGATGATGATGTTATAAATCGAACTATAGAGGCCTTTAGAAGGGTATTAGGGGAAGTGCATTGA
- the hemB gene encoding porphobilinogen synthase, translating into MKGYPRVRPRRLRLNKNIRDTTAETDLTPNNLILPVFVKENITTPEKIPSMPEILRYPVNDLLVKFIEENYEKGIRSVILFGIPAFKDNFATSAFSKDGVIQKALRLLRDTFGEKILLIADECTDEYTSHGHCGIVNYRGDKYYIDNDESLKVHAKIALSQAEAGADVIAPSSMMDGVVGAIREELDKNGYSDTLIMSYSVKYASVFYSPFREAANSAPAFGDRRSYQMDPRNSFEALKEVSLDVEEGADILMVKPAHTYLDVIRLVKQNFPQYPLAAYHVSGEYSMIKAAVQSGWLDERRTVLEITFSIRRAGANMILTYYAPKIAEWISEGVPF; encoded by the coding sequence ATGAAGGGATATCCCAGAGTAAGACCAAGGAGATTAAGACTGAACAAGAATATAAGGGACACGACAGCTGAAACCGATCTTACTCCTAACAATCTCATCTTACCCGTTTTTGTGAAGGAAAACATAACCACACCCGAGAAAATACCTTCCATGCCAGAGATTTTAAGATATCCGGTAAACGATTTACTTGTAAAATTTATTGAGGAAAATTATGAGAAAGGAATTAGAAGTGTTATATTATTCGGAATACCTGCCTTTAAGGACAATTTCGCAACCTCTGCATTTAGTAAGGACGGAGTAATTCAGAAAGCCCTCCGTCTCCTAAGGGATACTTTTGGGGAGAAGATTCTTCTAATTGCCGACGAGTGTACCGATGAGTATACCTCCCACGGACATTGTGGTATAGTTAACTATAGGGGAGATAAATACTACATAGATAACGATGAGAGTTTAAAGGTTCACGCTAAGATAGCGTTATCTCAGGCAGAGGCAGGAGCAGATGTGATCGCTCCTTCTAGCATGATGGATGGAGTTGTAGGTGCCATAAGGGAGGAGCTAGATAAGAACGGGTATTCGGACACTCTAATCATGTCCTATAGTGTGAAGTATGCATCTGTGTTTTACTCACCCTTCAGAGAAGCCGCTAACTCTGCTCCAGCCTTCGGAGATAGAAGAAGTTATCAAATGGATCCTAGGAACTCTTTCGAAGCATTGAAGGAAGTCTCACTAGACGTTGAGGAAGGTGCAGACATACTTATGGTTAAACCTGCTCATACATACCTGGATGTAATAAGACTCGTCAAACAGAATTTTCCCCAGTATCCTTTAGCCGCTTATCACGTTAGCGGGGAGTACTCCATGATAAAGGCTGCGGTACAAAGCGGATGGCTGGATGAAAGGAGAACCGTGCTCGAGATAACATTCTCTATCAGGAGAGCAGGAGCAAACATGATTTTAACTTATTACGCTCCAAAAATAGCCGAATGGATCTCCGAAGGTGTTCCATTTTGA